One Spinacia oleracea cultivar Varoflay chromosome 4, BTI_SOV_V1, whole genome shotgun sequence DNA segment encodes these proteins:
- the LOC110791736 gene encoding F-box protein At1g55000, whose product MGCCGEEEEDNLLHQPLILSPPPEFLETTATTAENLTISPMNSHFSALTCRDILRIIFEKLSTTDLACAACVCRIWSSVAADRDIQTAAFKSPWKLKEIVGNPTSGSFWRVSSLSKFAISHRILRGDSVASLAVKYSVQVMDIKRLNNMMSDHGIYSRERLLIPLNNPDILINSICYIELDVYAKRETAVVYLEGGPPVNKSSCSTSRATSDLSKRRVIESVRRSMQVDDEIARYYLSITDGDPRSAISEFSEDLRWERQTSLA is encoded by the exons ATGGGTTGTTGtggagaggaagaggaagataACCTCCTCCACCAACCCCTTATCCTCTCTCCTCCGCCGGAGTTTCTCGAAACCACCGCCACAACCGCCGAAAATTTAACCATTTCTCCGATGAACTCACACTTTTCCGCCTTAACTTGCCGAGATATCCTCCGAATCATCTTCGAGAAGCTTTCGACCACCGATTTAGCTTGCGCTGCCTGCGTCTGCAGGATTTGGAGCTCCGTCGCTGCCGACAGGGATATTCAAACTGCGGCGTTTAAGTCTCCATGGAAATTGAAGGAGATTGTCGGAAATCCAACTTCTGGAAGCTTCTGGAGAGTTAGTAGCTTGAGTAAGTTTGCCATTTCTCATCGTATTCTCCGAGGTGATTCTGTTGCTAGTCTTGCCGTCAAGTACTCTGTACAG GTTATGGACATCAAACGGCTGAACAACATGATGAGCGACCATGGCATATATTCAAGGGAAAGGTTGCTCATCCCTCTGAACAATCCAGACATCCTTATCAACAGCATATGCTACATAGAGCTTGACGTGTATGCAAAAAGAGAAACAGCAGTCGTGTATCTGGAGGGAGGTCCACCTGTGAATAAGTCTAGCTGCTCCACTAGTAGGGCAACCTCAGATCTGAGTAAGAGAAGGGTGATTGAATCTGTTAGAAGGAGCATGCAAGTCGATGATGAGATTGCTCGGTACTATCTATCTATAACCGATGGAGATCCTCGCTCTGCAATCTCTGAATTCTCTGAGGACCTTAGATGGGAAAGGCAGACAAGTCTAGCCTAA
- the LOC110791732 gene encoding zinc finger CCCH domain-containing protein 2-like, translating into MGSVCAEHHHHHHGGGYKFHPLMSPKKALQDLNIPPRKLLSRRSDASSLSSSADYFSPSSEAAAAMMHKFLPCNTTNNGGSGDSSSSNGGGDGSDNGVFDPDDDPYSSDEFRMYEFKVRKCTRSRSHDWTDCPFSHPGEKARRRDPRRFHYSGTVCPEYRRSGSCSRGDECEFAHGVFECWLHPARYRTEACKDGKNCKRKVCFFAHSPRELRVLPAEEDGDEKDSCCHRGKRDDHHHHQHQHQHQQHCCRYCCTLSPTSTLLGLSNFSPPMSPMKAVGARGLSGFSRYSDRVSACGTKGLSYEDIVIAELLGSLEGMSLNDAAAMTTPNKTTHGRGLWVDVGDYDSGSGIGCGGDEYQHFQQHTPQQQQQQMQFTLSPSTPINQQSVFSSPRNNVNYFNGNPESSVSVPTIVTDESPDLGWVNDLLM; encoded by the coding sequence ATGGGAAGTGTGTGTGCTGAACATCACCACCATCACCACGGTGGTGGGTACAAATTCCACCCTCTCATGTCCCCCAAGAAAGCCCTCCAAGACCTCAACATTCCTCCAAGGAAGCTCCTATCCCGTCGCAGCGACGCGTCGTCGCTGTCGTCGTCGGCTGATTACTTTTCTCCTTCTTCTGAAGCTGCGGCAGCCATGATGCATAAGTTCCTCCCTTGCAACACCACCAACAATGGTGGTAGTGGTGATTCCTCCTCCTCTAACGGCGGTGGTGATGGATCTGATAACGGTGTGTTTGACCCTGATGATGATCCGTACTCTTCCGACGAGTTTCGGATGTATGAGTTTAAGGTGAGGAAGTGTACTCGTAGCCGTTCTCATGACTGGACTGACTGTCCCTTCTCCCACCCTGGAGAGAAGGCCCGCCGTCGTGACCCTCGGCGGTTTCATTACTCGGGCACCGTCTGCCCCGAGTACCGCCGCTCAGGGAGTTGCTCGAGAGGAGACGAGTGTGAATTTGCTCATGGTGTTTTCGAGTGTTGGCTACACCCAGCTAGGTACCGCACTGAAGCGTGTAAAGACGGGAAGAATTGTAAGCGTAAGGTTTGTTTCTTCGCTCACTCGCCTCGTGAGCTTCGAGTCCTCCCCGCCGAAGAAGACGGCGATGAGAAGGATAGTTGCTGTCACAGAGGGAAACGAGAtgatcatcaccatcatcaacaccaacaccaacaccaacaacatTGTTGTAGGTATTGTTGTACACTTTCTCCTACTTCTACTTTGTTAGGATTATCAAACTTCTCCCCACCAATGTCGCCTATGAAGGCGGTCGGAGCACGGGGTCTATCCGGATTCTCCCGGTACTCGGACCGGGTCTCTGCATGTGGTACTAAGGGTCTTAGTTATGAAGATATAGTAATTGCTGAACTTTTGGGTTCGTTGGAGGGTATGTCCCTCAACGACGCCGCCGCAATGACCACCCCCAACAAAACTACTCACGGCCGCGGTCTATGGGTTGATGTAGGAGACTACGATTCAGGTTCCGGTATCGGCTGCGGCGGAGACGAATATCAGCATTTCCAACAGCACACaccacaacaacagcagcaacaaaTGCAGTTTACCCTCTCACCTTCAACACCAATTAACCAACAATCTGTTTTCTCTTCACCAAGGAACAATGTTAACTACTTCAATGGTAACCCCGAATCTTCGGTTTCAGTTCCTACCATTGTTACTGATGAGAGTCCGGATCTTGGTTGGGTTAATGATCTTTTAATGTAG